ATCGCAGCCGCAcacagcgccgcaaggccTGTGGGGAGCAGGgggtccgcgtcgcgcgcgtagGAAAAGAGTATTTGTGTTTCGCGCTCGGTAAGACCAAATGTAGAAAAGGTGGAACCGGCCGAGGGAGCATGCATCCAATCTAGAGGGATCCACGCCTGCAGGACCGAGAGGGTATAGTGCCGAATGTTGCTGTTGGGCTGGGGAAGTTGTGCACGTACGAATGCGAGGATGGCGGATTCTTGGGGGGCACGCTCTGGGGTATCGCGCGGGGGAATGCGTAGCCATAGTTGGCCCAGTGTTCGCGCACATTCGAGTCCGGTCGCATAGGCTagcgtcgaggacgtgaGACCATGCCGGGCATAGACATCGACAAGAGTCGCCTCAAGCGGTTCCAGATCGTCTTTGTCTAGATCGCGAATCACTGATCGGCACGCTTCGATggcagcgaggcgcagatagggcgcgtcggcgcggcacagGGGCTGAAGCAGCTCCGTCATTCGTGACCGGCCCAGGAGCGCCGGCTGGCGCTCGGAAACCCACCGCAAGATGCGAACAatggtgcgcagcacgcctGCATCTGTCTCGGgagcacggcggcggcgggacGTATCGAGCATCTCGTGGACACGCTCCAGGAGGACCGGTGCTAGTTCGCAGTCGGGGCGGCTTTCGTCTTCGACCGCGTGCATCGCGTCCCACTCACTCAGCATACCATAGTACATCGCTTGCAGGCTCTTTTTTCTCACGCTCGCTTTATCGTGATACGACaggtgcagcagcggcgtcgagaTGGCTGGTAGGAGCTCGTAGCCGTGGGGAATGCCTTTGGCGAGCGACtgcagcacggcgtcgGATAGCGCCTTCTCCTGCACCACCTGAACAATTTGTTCGCGCACTGTATTCCGCAGAAGAACCGGGGGTATGAGCGAATCGGACTCTGACGTATAGTGCACCCCCTCCGAGAGGTGCTCTAGCATGGACCATGCCaccaccgcgtcgcgtgcgctctTGGGTTGTGATAACACCTGTAGCATAGGCATCGTGCAGAATGCCAAGCGCTCGGTTCCACCCACAAAAGGAGAATAGACCGTCTGACAGTAGAGGACCaagagcagcgcgctccCCGCATCCATGGTCCCCCCCTGCGGAGAAAGAGACCGTTTGGCCTCTTCTAGTACGCGGTCGACTATCTCTTGTGTACTTCCGGTGTCGCTGGCGGCTTCCAATGCCCGGACGCACCGGAACTGGGCACGCGAGCACGCCCCGGACCGCAGCCAGGTTATCTCCTCCATGGTGGACCGTGCGAAGCGGCGAAATTGGACGTATTTACGACTAACGAATTTATTTCTTTTGGCCCTCACGGTACTGTGTCAGCTTTCGCACGTACCTTGTTAAACTTGGAAAGCAAgtagcgcagcgagcggccAATACCCGCCGTGTACAAACCCTTGAGCGACTGGACCTGCGCAGGATAGTTGACGgtcgcggcgagctggtccTTGAGTACCTCGTTGAACGAGTCCTGCTGCACCACCGCCAGCCAGAAACGCGTAATGAGCGGGGGAAGCTGGTCATTAttggcgctcgcgcccgaggccaGGTTCTCGACCTTGGCGTCTGATTTGCTAAGCTTCTTGACCTCTGGCAAGACCTGCGGCGTAGCGGCATCGCGCTCAAATGCCTCCTCGCCCATCTCGCTCAGCTCCTTAAAGAGGGGGTGATGCGATGGGTTGCGTAGGTAATGCTTGAtgatgcgcttgcgcaggttCGCAGGCAGGTTCGATGCGATCGATGCGCGCGTGTTGGGCGAAATGTCTTGCTGAGGTTAGCCTAGCCACGCACCATCATCGTATGCCACTTGACCCCGCTTTCTGGCTCGACACGCACAAAGCGGAAACGGGTAACGAGGTCCGCGCACATGAAACGGAACCATGCCTTTTGGTTCTGCACAATGTTCTGCACCTTGTTTTGGTTCTCACCTCCCGGTACCTTCATGCGGAAGTCGCCCATGTAGCTCAGCGAGGCCATGGTGGTGTACAGATCCTCTTCCGTGAAGCGCTCCGGCAGCAGCAGGAACGagacacgcagcgccgaggccaagtTGGCCTGCTCAgcgatcggcacgcgcccaTCGGTCGAGTCAAAGAGCGTCGCAATGGGCTTGTGCATGCGGCCACTCACGTAGAGCGTGTCCCACTGCAAGAGATCCTCACACATGCGGTCCACCGAAATCACGCCGTACTTGATAATCTGGGTCAGAAAAAATGACGTACTTCGCCCTCCGACTTGACGTACGGGACATACCAGATCCCAGCGCCCATATTCTGCACCTTGCGCAGGGCCCAGTGGCCGCCCCAGCGCACCCACCAGGGATAGTGATGGGGGTTGGTAAGCATGTTGCGAGCGTGCCACATGGCCGGGTTGCGCACGGCAATCACCATGTCGATCATCGGCGGCACACCGCCCGGCTGCTGCTTGGCCATCTTGGCCTGGCTAAAGACGCCGGAGCCATACGCAAAGGCGTACAGGAACTGGGGCAGGTTGATGACGTTGAGCACGTGCAGGAGCTTCTTGCGGTGCTCTGCCTCAGTCGTGGCGAGGCGCGAGATATGGGGAACGGTTGTCGGCAGGACAAACGACGCGGGGTACCGCTGGAAGccggccttgcgcgccgcagcgtcgtcCTTCTCGTCGGCTTCGCGCTCCGCAAGCGCGTCCTCACGGAATTCGTTGCGCTCCTTCTCCTCTGCACTCTCGCGCCCCTCTGCGGTATAGTCAGACGGGTTGTACCCCTCCTTCTCGGCTGCTGCGTCGTACGCCTTGTCGGCttcgcgctccgcctcggcgtcttGGCGGAAATCGTCGCGCACGGACTGCTCCTTGCTGACCTTTGAAGCGTAGTCTTGCGAATCATAGCCCTCCTtctcggccgccgcgtcgtac
The Malassezia japonica chromosome 2, complete sequence genome window above contains:
- the TAM41 gene encoding Mitochondrial translocator assembly and maintenance protein 41 (EggNog:ENOG503NYI1; COG:S; BUSCO:EOG09263B7X) — protein: MWGMTPMTRLAARAAQSSASRSGLCYAVPTAFRSSPGALLCTKRGLSSSLCWAERNEDRTRKDFREDAAAERAADQKYDAAAEKEGYDSQDYASKVSKEQSVRDDFRQDAEAEREADKAYDAAAEKEGYNPSDYTAEGRESAEEKERNEFREDALAEREADEKDDAAARKAGFQRYPASFVLPTTVPHISRLATTEAEHRKKLLHVLNVINLPQFLYAFAYGSGVFSQAKMAKQQPGGVPPMIDMVIAVRNPAMWHARNMLTNPHHYPWWVRWGGHWALRKVQNMGAGIWYVPYVKSEGEIIKYGVISVDRMCEDLLQWDTLYVSGRMHKPIATLFDSTDGRVPIAEQANLASALRVSFLLLPERFTEEDLYTTMASLSYMGDFRMKVPGGENQNKVQNIVQNQKAWFRFMCADLVTRFRFVRVEPESGVKWHTMMQDISPNTRASIASNLPANLRKRIIKHYLRNPSHHPLFKELSEMGEEAFERDAATPQVLPEVKKLSKSDAKVENLASGASANNDQLPPLITRFWLAVVQQDSFNEVLKDQLAATVNYPAQVQSLKGLYTAGIGRSLRYLLSKFNKYREGQKK